The Lates calcarifer isolate ASB-BC8 unplaced genomic scaffold, TLL_Latcal_v3 _unitig_1631_quiver_445, whole genome shotgun sequence genome contains a region encoding:
- the smpd4 gene encoding LOW QUALITY PROTEIN: sphingomyelin phosphodiesterase 4 (The sequence of the model RefSeq protein was modified relative to this genomic sequence to represent the inferred CDS: deleted 1 base in 1 codon), translated as MAAPTLQQSSFLLANLKADATTKPLHQRCQDLVKIIDDYPAKELHSIFPWLVESVFGSLDGIIAGWNLRLLHSRSNEYNIVMDFLNPSGPMMKLVYKLQAEEYKYEIPVNYLPGPVKACIQEGVLPDCPLFHNKLQFPLSGLLTLNLALNPFEFFMFNFAYCLITPKNYPQGQHGSSTDSAYFVLVDTYLKYFLPSEGSVPPSPFSDSRGSVTAPSPRSSSVSFAGYGVHSPSLLKHHIFHQPSVNADPAAQEIWRSETLLQMFVEVWLHHYSLEMYQKLQSPQVKLALLQYRLSMSSMPCQPHAPPGSGTLHTYQEPFTPTEEHVLVVRLLVKHLHAFSNSLKPEQLSSSPQAHSHTHTSPLEEFKRVVVQRFVQQKLYLFLQHCFSHWPLDASFRAVLETWLSYIQPWRYTGEKTNPQPDQNRTVPDKWESFVQENLLMYTKLFQVFLNRAVRTDLVNAKNALMVFRVAKVFAQPNLSEMIQKGEQLFLEPEHVLHHRQPRGYLTPSQGGSYLSSRQKVVTDMVFRVKSHVYALEGQDCQYKQMFGTELRGAVMKLIQIIAQARQTAKRISDHSNEVAANSSFLSWFGLGSSDLNNTFSGAEPEDSGECLKKTHEFLDRALENLCQIFKLNQGQLTQLISNLGSSQDDGNCKQLPDCIQGENGLILTDLGRRQIINGLRRFDIQYQGDPELQPIRSYENALLVRLLYRLSSLLNDRFGAHMNALCSRPDFLGRLGRHYLTDPDSTTRLKHSPISRRTLDGNRQPRLSLRPLASYRTILLLLLFYMFGALLSFGPVSSTLLILTGGFLYGLLMTLFGDKLKTH; from the exons ATGGCTGCTCCAACGTTACAACAGTCCAGTTTCTTACTG GCCAACCTTAAAGCCGATGCCACCACCAAGCCTCTACATCAGCGATGCCAGGATCTGGTGAAGATCATTGATGACTATCCTGCAAAG GAGCTGCACTCGATTTTCCCCTGGCTGGTGGAGAGTGTGTTTGGCAGTCTGGACGGCATCATTGCAGGCTGGAACCTGCGACTCCTGCATTCACGGAGCAATGAGTACAACATCGTTATGGACTTTCTAAACCCCAG tggGCCAATGATGAAGCTCGTGTATAAACTCCAAGCAGAGGAGTACAAGTATGAAATACCTGTCAATTATCTCCCG GGTCCAGTGAAAGCCTGCATCCAGGAAGGAGTTCTCCCAGACTGTCCACTGTTCCACAACAAGCTGCAGTTCCCCCTGTCTGGTCTGCTGACTCTGAACCTGGCTCTCA ATCCATTTGAATTCTTCATGTTCAATTTTGCCTACTGTCTCATTACGCCAAAG AACTACCCCCAAGGCCAACATGGAAGCTCCACAGACAGCGCCTACTTTGTGCTGGTGGACACTTACCTGAAATACTTCCTCCCCAGTGAAGGAAGTGTgcctccttctcctttctctgACTCCAGAGGCTCTGTCACTGCACCTTCACCAAg GTCCTCCAGTGTTTCCTTCGCTGGTTATGGCGTTCACAGCCCCAGTCTCCTGAAACATCACATATTCCATCAGCCCTCAGTTAACGCAGACCCTGCAGCCCAGGAAATCTGGAGGTCTGAAACACTTCTACAG ATGTTTGTGGAGGTCTGGCTCCATCACTACTCCCTGGAGATGTACCAGAAGCTGCAGTCTCCTCAGGTGAAG CTGGCGCTGCTGCAGTACCGCCTCAGTATGTCCAGCATGCCGTGCCAACCCCACGCCCCACCAGGCTCTGGGACCCTCCACACCTACCAA GAGCCCTTCACTCCGACAGAGGAGCACGTGCTGGTGGTTCGTCTCCTGGTCAAACATCTGCATGCCTTCTCCAACAGTCTGAAGCCTGAGCAGCTGTCCTCCTCA CCTCAGgcccactcacacactcacaccagcCCGCtggaggagttcaagag AGTGGTGGTGCAGCGTTTTGTTCAACAGAAACTCTACCTGTTTcttcagcattgcttcagtcACTGGCCTCTGGATGCCTCTTTCAGAGCG GTTTTAGAGACGTGGCTGAGCTACATCCAGCCGTGGAGATACACAGGGGAGAAGACCAATCCTCAGCCAGACCAAAACAGAACAGTACCTGACAAATG GGAGTCGTTTGTTCAGGAGAACCTGCTCATGTACACAAAGCTCTTCCAGGTCTTTCTGAACAGAGCAGTGAGGACAGATCTGGTCAATGCCAAAAATGCACTGATGGTGTTCAGGGTGGCCAAAGTCTTTGCTCAGCCAAATCTTTCAGAGATGATCCAGAAAG GTGAGCAGTTGTTTCTGGAGCCTGAGCACGTCCTCCACCACCGGCAGCCCCGTGGCTACCTGACGCCAAGCCAAGGAGGCAGCTACCTGTCGTCACGGCAGAAGGTGGTGACAGACATGGTGTTCAGGGTGAAGAGCCATGTGTATGCCTTGGAAGGCCAGGACTGTCAGTACAAACAGATGTTTGGCACTGAGCTCAGAGGAGCA GTCATGAAGTTAATCCAGATCATTGCACAAGCCAGACAGACAGCCAAGAGGATATCAGATCACTCCAATGAGGTGGCAGCCAACTCCTCGTTCCTGTCCTGGTTTGGACTGGGCTCTTCTGATCTCAACAACACCTTCTCTGGGGCTGAGCCAGAGGACAGTGGGGAATGTCTGAAGAAGACCCATGAATTTCTGGACAGAGCTTTGGAGAACCTGTGTCAAATCTTCAAG CTGAACCAGGGGCAGCTGACTCAGCTTATATCAAACCTGGGTTCCTCCCAAGATGACGGCAACTGCAAGCAGCTGCCAGACTGCATCCAAGGGGAGAATGGACTGATCCTAACTGATCTGGGCAGGAGACAG ATCATAAATGGACTGCGCAGGTTTGACATTCAGTATCAAGGAGACCCAGAGCTCCAGCCCATTAGGAGCTATGAGAACGCCCTGCTGGTCAGGCTGCTCTACAGGCTCTCTTCTCTGCTGAATGACAGG TTCGGAGCGCACATGAACGCCCTCTGCTCACGGCCGGACTTCCTGGGTCGCCTGGGTCGTCACTACTTAACGGATCCTGATTCCACCACAAGACTGAAGCATAGTCCGATATCCAGACGGACATTAGACGGGAACCGGCAGCCGAGACTGAGCCTGCGCCCGCTGGCCAGCTACAGGAcgattctgctgctgctgctcttctaCATGTTTGGAGCCCTGCTGTCGTTTGGTCCGGTGTCCAGCACCCTGTTGATCCTCACAGGGGGGTTCCTGTATGGACTCTTGATGACGCTGTTTggagacaaactgaaaacacactag